Proteins from one Chitinophagales bacterium genomic window:
- a CDS encoding exosortase/archaeosortase family protein yields MLSSNKPLRFVIHLALAYISWRILMWVLGEQSTPIDERIFPALSYYWEMLNAFMADVLVQLTSRFLELLGYSATPTIRNIAILDSSGVGVGNYCLGMEMMYLYLSLIILTPSVSLARKLVFIVGGLLLIQFVNIVRMSVLAVLVVQNSAWTDFNHYFTFRLVVFIIILLLYKAMLSMFRKLNEK; encoded by the coding sequence ATGCTTTCCTCCAACAAACCGCTGCGCTTTGTAATCCATCTTGCACTGGCCTATATTTCCTGGCGAATATTAATGTGGGTGCTGGGCGAGCAGAGCACTCCTATTGATGAACGGATTTTCCCTGCACTTTCCTATTACTGGGAAATGCTCAATGCTTTTATGGCAGATGTACTGGTTCAATTGACATCCCGTTTTCTTGAACTGTTGGGTTATTCGGCTACTCCTACCATTCGCAATATTGCCATTCTCGACAGCAGCGGGGTAGGCGTTGGGAATTATTGCCTGGGCATGGAAATGATGTACCTCTATCTATCATTGATTATTCTCACCCCTTCGGTTTCCCTGGCCAGGAAGTTGGTTTTTATTGTTGGGGGATTATTGCTTATCCAGTTTGTAAATATTGTTAGAATGAGTGTGCTGGCTGTTTTGGTGGTGCAAAATTCTGCATGGACGGATTTCAACCACTATTTCACTTTTAGGTTGGTGGTATTTATTATCATTTTATTGCTGTACAAAGCCATGTTGAGTATGTTTAGAAAATTAAATGAAAAATAA